In Tistrella mobilis, the genomic window CGGCCGAGCATGCGCTCGCCATCTATCAGGTGACGGCAGCCGGCGGCGAGCTGCTCGATCCGGCGGCCCAGCGGTTCACTGCCGGTGCACGGCCGGGGGAAGGCGCAATCCGCTCCAACCCGCTCGCAGCTCCCACCCAGCCGGCGGCGTCGAGCGTACCGCCCACCACCGGTGCCGCCCCGGCCAGCGGTGCCAATCCTGGGTCAGGCGTCGCTCCCGCCGCCGCTGCGACGACTGGCGCGCCGGCGACCGGTGCTGCAAGCGGCGCGGCACCGCAGGGACTTACCGGCACCACGCCGGCCGGTTCGGTACCACCGGTGCGCTGACGGCGCGCCGTCAGCTCTCGGGAAAACGCTCGTCCAGATCATCGGCGAGCAGATGGGCGGTCAGCGCCCCCAGCACCAGCCGGCCGGCGGGCGTTGCCACCAGCCGGTCGGTGCGGTCGGCGACGAAACCGCCCTCCACCGCCTGGGCAAGGCGGGTGGCGTCCACCGCATCGCGCAATGCCACGCCGGTGCGGCGCTCGAAGACCACGGGTTCGATGCCGGCATCGAGCCGAAGCCCCATCATCAGCGCCTCTTCCGCAGCCCGTGCCTGCCCTACCACCACGGCCTCATCGCGGCCGTGACCATGGGTATCGACCAGGTCGAGCCAGGTCTCGGGCGCACGGGCCCGCCGTGTGGCTTCGCGCCGGCCGCCCGGACCGGTCGGCACGCGGCCATGGGCACCGGGACCGATGCCGGCATAGTCGGCATAGGTCCAGTAGGCGAGATTGTGGCGGCATTCGAAACCCGGCCGGGCGTGGTTCGATACCTCATAGGCCGGCAACCCCGCGGCAGCGAGCCGCGCGGTCGTGGCCTCGTAAAGGTCGGCCGCTTCGTCATCCTCGGGCAGAATCAGTTCGCCACGGGCATGACGGGTGTGGAAAGCGGTGCCGGGCTCGATGGTCAGCTGATAGAGCGACAGATGATCGGCAGCCAGCCCGACCGCGCGGTCAAGCTCTGCCATCCAGGCGGCCATGGTCTGGCCCGGCCGGGCATAGATCAGGTCGAAGGACATGCGCGGGAAGATCTCCCGCGCATGTCCGATCGCATCCAGCGCCTCTGCCAGGTCATGCGCCCGCCCCAGCGCCTTCAGCGCGGTCTCGTCCAGCGCCTGGACACCGATCGACAGCCGCTCGACGCCGGCCGCGCGGAAATCCTTCAGCTTGGCGGCTTCGACCGTGGTCGGGTTGGCCTCCAGGCTGATCTCCGGCATGATTTCCGCCGGGAACAGGGCGCAGGCCCGGTCGATGATCCGTGCAGTGGTTGCCGGATCCATCAGCGAGGGCGTGCCGCCGCCGAAGAAGATCGATCCCAGGGGGCGCGGCCCCAGGCGTCGGGCTTCGTCTTCCAGTTCGGTCAGCAGGGCGCGTTCCCAGCGCGCGCCGTCGATCTTCTCCCGCACATGGCTGTTGAAGTCGCAATAGGGGCATTTGGAGACGCAGAACGGCCAGTGGACGTAGAGCGCGAGCGGTTCGGTTGCGGCAGTCGTCATCCCGGCGTTCAGTCAGGCTCGAAACAGGCGCGGACCAGCTGGCGGAAGGCGATGGCCCGATGGCTGATCGCATGCTTCTCCGCCGGCTCGAACTCGCCGAAAGTGCGGCTGTCGCCTTCGGGCACGAAGATCGGGTCGTAGCCGAAGCCGTTGCTGCCGCGCGGCGGGAATTCCAGATGTCCCTGAATGATGCCTTCGAAGGTCTCTACTGCGCCATCCGGCCAGGCCAGCGCCAGAGCGCAGACGAAGGCACCCCGGCGGTTGGGATCGTCGCCCATCCGGGTGCGGACCAGTTCGATCGCCACGGCGAAATCCTTGGACGGGCCGGCCCAGCGCGCGGAATAGATGCCGGGCGCCCCGTCCAGAGCCTCGACCGTCATGCCGCTGTCGTCGGCGAGGGCCGGCAGACCGGAGGCCTCGGCGGCAGCCCGCGCCTTGAGCACCGCATTCTCGATGAAGGTCAGGCCGGTCTCTTCGGGCTCGGGCAGTCCGAGGTCACCGGCCGAGACCACATCCACGCCGAAGGGCTCCAGCAGCTCGCGGATCTCGATCACCTTGCCCTTGTTGTGGCTGGCGATGACGAGGCGGTCTTCGGTGAAACGACGATGGGGAGTGGTCATCTGGCGATCTCCGGTCAGCGGTCCTTGCGCTGGGCGGCCGCCAGCGCATCGCCCAGGGTGCCGAGCGGCCGTCCCTGCTGGTTGCGGTCGCGATCGGGCGCGCGGCCGCCGCTGCCATTGTTGCCGCCGCCCTTGCCGCCACCGCCCTTGCCGCCACCGGCACTGCGGTTGCCACCGCCCGGCTTACCGCTGCCCTGTTTCTGCGCCTTCTGCTGCTGGGCCAGCTGTTCGGGCGACAGCGGCGGTGGGGTGGCGAGGTCGGGCCGGCCTTCCATGGCAGCGATGATCGCTTCTTTCTGCAGCTCGAACAGTCGTGCCGTGCCGATTTCGGCCAGCTCGATCAGGCGGCGGAACTGCGTGGGCGAGAACGGGTCGGCCTCGGCGGTCGCCTGAACCTCGACGATGCCCCCGCCTTCGGCGAGTACGAAATTGGCATCGGCCTCGGCGCGGCTGTCCTCTTCGTAGTCGAGATCGAGCACGGCCTCGCCGTCGACCAGGCCACAGGAGATGGCGGCCACCGCGCGGGTGATCGGGTGCTCGGCCAGATCGCGCGTCGCCACCAGCCTCTGCAGCGCCAGCCACAGCGCCACATAGCCACCGGTGATCGAGGCGGTGCGGGTACCGCCATCGGCCTGGATGACGTCGGCATCCACCCGGATCTGGCGCTCGCCCAGCTTCTGCATGTCGACGACCGCGCGCAGGCTCCGGCCGATCAGGCGCTGAATCTCGACCGTGCGGCCCTGCTGTTTGCCCTTGGCGGCCTCGCGATCGGTGCGGCTGTGGGTCGCGCGCGGCAGCATGCCGTATTCCGCGGTGACCCAGCCCTTGCCGGTGTTGCGCAGGAAGGGCGGCACCTTTTCTTCCACCGTCGCCGTCACCAGCACCTTGGTGTCGCCGAAATGGACCAGGCACGAGCCCTCGGCATATTTGTTCACCATCGGCTCGAACCGGATGACGCGGAGCGCATCGACGGCACGGCCGGACAGGCGCATCGGAGACTGACGCATGGGGAGACGAGGCCTCGGCAGCGGGCGATGCGGATGCATCGCGCCGGATAACGGATCGGGAGGGGGCGGTGCGAAGCACGGTTGCGACGACGCACCGGCCGGCTGGCTGGTAAAGCTACGCGCTCGGGCCCGGGCTTGCAATGTCGGGAGACTGTCGCCGCACTATGCGCCGACCTGCGCCATGTCCTAGAGTTGACGGTCGGATGCCCCCTGCTTA contains:
- the hemW gene encoding radical SAM family heme chaperone HemW; protein product: MTTAATEPLALYVHWPFCVSKCPYCDFNSHVREKIDGARWERALLTELEDEARRLGPRPLGSIFFGGGTPSLMDPATTARIIDRACALFPAEIMPEISLEANPTTVEAAKLKDFRAAGVERLSIGVQALDETALKALGRAHDLAEALDAIGHAREIFPRMSFDLIYARPGQTMAAWMAELDRAVGLAADHLSLYQLTIEPGTAFHTRHARGELILPEDDEAADLYEATTARLAAAGLPAYEVSNHARPGFECRHNLAYWTYADYAGIGPGAHGRVPTGPGGRREATRRARAPETWLDLVDTHGHGRDEAVVVGQARAAEEALMMGLRLDAGIEPVVFERRTGVALRDAVDATRLAQAVEGGFVADRTDRLVATPAGRLVLGALTAHLLADDLDERFPES
- the rdgB gene encoding RdgB/HAM1 family non-canonical purine NTP pyrophosphatase, whose translation is MTTPHRRFTEDRLVIASHNKGKVIEIRELLEPFGVDVVSAGDLGLPEPEETGLTFIENAVLKARAAAEASGLPALADDSGMTVEALDGAPGIYSARWAGPSKDFAVAIELVRTRMGDDPNRRGAFVCALALAWPDGAVETFEGIIQGHLEFPPRGSNGFGYDPIFVPEGDSRTFGEFEPAEKHAISHRAIAFRQLVRACFEPD